In Xiphophorus hellerii strain 12219 chromosome 4, Xiphophorus_hellerii-4.1, whole genome shotgun sequence, a single genomic region encodes these proteins:
- the LOC116718184 gene encoding trace amine-associated receptor 13c, with protein MHLCLHKCSTVDDSGNAGRPTTLHHGFLSRFSANTSQRLLPLWAMTELLPNTSIPVGTAALLVTSDCPFNLTATAQTGHGSGQSLPPFCTLCCCGMLNRTLAVAFMVSLAFAIVVGNVVTLTVFVQTRQSRTPQGYLKVSLAIADMMVGVVVVPFSVFTEISLMVTSAPPLWYQGGTSASFSDMESPWQPCMLIGPVFAGCTFVSISTIFLMTLERSVAILWPLHKDALVTRRRTLLLILLSWAASFLLALAPLIFSSNFTLEYNECSRMCNYAPLLFGGRLPPDANILLLFPAFDFTLLGGTLAVNVVSFTSIRRYTQKRKLLSEGSLSDGGGGGGCSHRPSFSDIKAAKTIGILTFAFTASFSPIAVFVLGNVVGYTWCNFSFLAFWILTGNSCCNVIIYSVRDHRFRKGVTLLFQREQSPPHGEKT; from the exons GAAGGCCAACCACTTTACATCATGGTTTCTTGAGCCGGTTTTCTGCCAACACTTCACAGAGATTATTACCACTCTGGGCCATGACTGAGCTGCTTCCCAACACCAGCATTCCCGTGGGCACAGCAGCTCTTCTGGTGACCTCTGACTGTCCGTTTAACCTGACTGCGACTGCGCAGACGGGACATGGCTCTGGCCAGTCACTTCCACCCTTCTGCACCCTCTGCTGCTGTGGGATGCTCAACCGCACCCTCGCTGTGGCCTTCATGGTCAGCCTGGCGTTTGCTATTGTGGTTGGAAATGTGGTTACTCTGACAGTGTTTGTGCAAACTAGGCAGTCGAGAACACCACAAGGGTACTTGAAAG TGTCTTTGGCCATAGCAGACATGATGGTGGGTGTTGTCGTGGttcctttctctgttttcactGAAATCTCTCTGATGGTGACCAGCGCTCCTCCCTTGTGGTACCAGGGTGGTACATCAGCATCCTTCAGTGACATGGAGAGCCCCTGGCAGCCCTGCATGTTGATTGGTCCCGTGTTTGCGGGGTGCACCTTTGTCTCCATCAGCACCATCTTCCTGATGACTCTGGAGCGCAGCGTGGCCATCCTGTGGCCGCTCCACAAAGACGCGCTGGTGACCAGAAGGCGAACATTGCTCCTCATCCTGCTGTCCTGGGCAGCCAGCTTCCTGCTGGCTCTCGCCCCTCTCATCTTCAGCAGCAACTTTACTTTGGAGTACAATGAGTGCAGTCGCATGTGTAACTACGCCCCACTGTTGTTTGGAGGCCGACTCCCGCCCGATGCCAATATTTTGCTGCTGTTCCCAGCATTTGACTTCACACTTCTGGGTGGCACATTAGCAGTTAATGTTGTGTCCTTCACAAGCATTCGCCGATACACCCAAAAACGCAAACTGCTCTCAGAGGGGAGTCTGAGTGacggagggggaggaggaggatgcTCCCACAGACCATCATTCTCAGACATTAAGGCTGCAAAGACAATCGGCATACTGACATTTGCCTTCACAGCATCCTTCTCTCCCATCGCAGTCTTTGTGCTGGGAAATGTGGTGGGATACACGTGGtgcaacttttcttttctcGCCTTCTGGATCCTGACAGGAAACAGCTGCTGTAATGTCATCATCTACAGTGTGAGGGACCACCGCTTCAGGAAGGGTGTGACCCTGCTTTTTCAAAGAGAGCAGTCCCCTCCCCACGGTGAGAAGACCTGA